The Episyrphus balteatus chromosome 4, idEpiBalt1.1, whole genome shotgun sequence genome includes a window with the following:
- the LOC129918370 gene encoding KAT8 regulatory NSL complex subunit 3 isoform X1, translated as MSDAYMKFYHEFLQKKNTFTDGGSSGGGGDEGESKLPKEKEQKKGTLKLSKEKKDKVDQHLSSSDMEHSYTRDLRPQPVLTGLAPARTLLVRRPPQCPSCHTHPADENNDGDDANQPIVPSYNETAAKDAMNECARIAKSVKNANSDDQNWEERVSQSGWSSVQSKLFEKVVSILDSDQLGRLANTGRPHEPVQRRVVVDKSAQRMRKALASVQWEPRITQWLHGLLMECLPPSYMASYLDILQTLKAKLPTLIDKMLFGRPMNTSQELLAPVLKKQWEPTLITQKSRKLPQPAVIIALPSMPISGPVPSRIQKWYQHLATITQIVQVTLPSGSSMAKQPLDNIAEQIVSLTRLKIQELRNEQSSRNIILIGFNAGAALALQVAMVENVSSVVCMGLAFNTLNGVRGTPDDRILDIKVPILFVVGQNSARSSQEEIESLREKMHSDSALVVVGSADDVLRVPKSKRKIENVTQSMVDTMVIDEVYEFIKKIILHPPGPRTPIVNTNIQPPVTTIKKVSPADTSMNQRKRKQQNTPTDAGQTAAKVKCGTKTLHQKIPRKTKFLQDPFLIKRKVGRPRTRPLPPEISSVPQSTPVKPPPIKQTPQIIQQPSNDDLNLAIQSILGDGDTPTKASDESRSEVTNFEIVTQPKSAHIKTILGSGMRAGQALSLGTGSNTKIKMIPSNQFVQLKPPIQSQTKIYTIKPTSLAPSPTTSAPTVSGSQIFTIKPNTSVNQAQIMSVGGQSKFTILKTSPIKTGLGSTTIASSSSNTTTTNDLTNIFDMPIIFADNDGNLTESVSISKAPITTSTPIVLTQPSVTQNKGGTYVINTSALQQQQQQQLQQQQQKPKTNKVVFINRNTMKPCPNIISRSPNVPQLQKYAKVVVKNPNTSTSSLVSRPAQTQQLIKTSDRIIKPLNLHGIKSTSPLASSVTPTMPSTSSPGILNLKQFQIVNMDPDKKKFIKSIPPTTQNTTTTATITGNVVAAGAVVGSPQTLNKTVFIKQSGLKPLPDHLKPQFLAKNVTVRKLVNLVPTAKTSGVITTTVSQLQSGAAAATANSTAINSGSVVTPTTTLSLSTILKSKHHQSM; from the exons GATAAAGTGGATCAGCATTTGTCGTCGTCCGATATGGAACATAGTTATACACGTGATTTGCGACCACAGCCCGTCCTGACGGGTCTCGCTCCGGCGCGCACTCTTTTAGTGCGACGTCCGCCGCAATGTCCTTCCTGCCACACTCATCCGGCCGATGAGAATAACGATGGCGATGATGCAAATCAGCCAATTGTGCCGTCTTATAATGAGACTGCAGCCAAGGACGCAATGAATGAGTGTGCCCGCATTGCGAAGAGTGTCAAGAATGCTAATAGTGATGACCAGAATTGGGAGGAACGTGTTAGCCa ATCCGGTTGGTCATCGGTGCAGTCAAAATTGTTTGAGAAAGTAGTCAGCATTTTGGATTCCGATCAACTGGGACGTTTGGCCAACACTGGAAGGCCACACGAGCCGGTGCAGCGTCGTGTGGTTGTAGACAAATCGGCTCAACGAATGAGAAAGGCTCTCGCCTCTGTTCAATGGGAACCACGCATCACCCAATGGTTGCATGGTCTTCTAATGGAATGTCTGCCACCATCTTATATGGCATCGTATTTGGACATTTTGCAAACCCTTAAAGCAAAACTTCCCACTCTCATTGATAAAATGCTATTTGGTAGACCGATGAACACCAGCCAGGAGTTATTGGCGCCTGTACTGAAGAAGCAATGGGAACCAACTTTAATCACACAGAAGAGTCGTAAATTGCCACAGCCGGCGGTCATTATTGCACTACCATCGATGCCGATAAGTGGCCCAGTGCCTAGTCGCATACAAAAGTGGTATCAACATTTGGCTACGATAACTCAAATTGTCCAAGTAACGTTACCATcag GAAGTTCAATGGCAAAGCAACCATTGGATAATATCGCTGAACAAATTGTCTCATTGACAAGATTGAAAATCCAAGAGCTACGCAATGAACAATCGAGtcgaaatattattttgattgGCTTTAATGCTGGAGCTGCGTTAGCTCTGCAGGTTGCCATGGTGGAAAATGTTAGCAGTGTTGTTTGCATGGGTCTTGCTTTTAATACACTAAATGGTGTAAGAGGTACACCCGATGATCGTATTTTGGACATAAAGGTGCCCATATTGTTTGTTGTTGGACAAAATTCGGCCAGATCTAG CCAAGAAGAAATCGAATCCCTAAGAGAGAAAATGCATTCAGATTCAGCTTTAGTTGTTGTCGGAAGTGCTGATGATGTGTTACGTGTTCCCAAAAGTAAacgtaaaattgaaaatgttacccaAAGTATGGTTGACACAATGGTTATT GATGAAGTATATgaatttataaagaaaattatattacaTCCACCTGGACCAAGAACTCCGATTGTTAATACTAATATTCAACCACCAGTAACGACTATCAAGAAAGTCAGTCCAGCTGATACCTCAATGAACCAAcgtaaaagaaaacaacaaaatactCCAACAGATGCAGgtcagacagctgccaaagttaAATGTGGCACAAAAACTTTACATCAAA aaatccCAAGAAAAACCAAATTCCTTCAAGATCCCTTCCTTATCAAACGTAAAG ttggAAGACCACGAACAAGGCCACTGCCCCCGGAAATATCATCTGTTCCACAATCCACTCCGGTCAAGCCACCACCAATCAAACAAACACCACAAATCATCCAACAACCATCAAATGATGATCTTAATCTGGCCATTCAGAGCATTTTGGGTGATGGTGATACACCGACCAAAGCCAGCGACGAGTCTCGCAGTGAAGTTACCAACTTTGAAATAGTCACCCAGCCAAAATCTGCACACATCAAAACGATTCTAGGATCGGGTATGCGAGCGGGACAAGCATTATCTTTAGGTACCGGCTCAAatacaaagattaaaatgattCCCTCAAATCAATTTGTCCAACTCAAACCACCAATCCAGAGTCAAACAAAGATTTACACAATTAAACCAACATCTTTGGCACCCTCGCCAACAACTAGCGCTCCCACAGTCTCGGGCAGTCAAATATTCACAATCAAACCCAATACATCGGTTAATCAAGCGCAAATTATGAGTGTTGGCGGTCAGTCAAAATTCACAATTCTCAAAACGTCTCCCATAAAGACTGGACTTGGATCGACGACCATTGCATCATCCTCCAGTAACACCACCACAACCAATGACTTAACAAACATATTCGATATGCCAATTATATTTGCCGACAATGATGGTAATCTCACCGAATCGGTGTCAATTTCAAAAGCACCTATTACAACATCAACACCTATTGTTTTGACACAGCCTTCAGTTACGCAAAACAAAGGTGGTACTTATGTTATCAATACATCAGCTcttcaacagcaacaacaacaacaattacaacagcaacaacaaaaacctAAAACCAACAAAGTTGTCTTTATTAATCGAAACACAATGAAACCATGTCCGAATATAATATCTCGTTCTCCGAATGTGCCACAATTGCAAAAGTATGCTAAAGTAGTTGTGAAGAATCCGAATACATCAACTTCAAGTCTTGTATCGAGGCCAGCCCAAACACAACAGCTAATTAAAACCTCGGACAGAATTATCAAACCTCTAAATCTGCACGGCATTAAATCTACATCTCCCTTGGCTTCGTCCGTAACACCCACAATGCCGTCAACGTCGTCTCCAGGTATTCTCaatttgaaacaatttcaaATTGTCAATATGGATCCGGATaagaagaaatttataaaatctatTCCACCAACTACACAAAATACAACCACAACAGCTACCATTACCGGTAATGTTGTTGCTGCTGGTGCTGTTGTTGGTTCACCGCAAACACTCAATAAAACTGTATTTATCAAGCAGAGCGGATTGAAGCCACTCCCTGACCATTTGAAACCGCAATTTTTGGCCAAAAACGTAACAGTTCGTAAACTTGTCAATTTGGTACCAACTGCAAAAACATCAGGTGTCATAACAACAACTGTGTCCCAGTTGCAGTCTGGTGCTGCAGCTGCAACTGCTAATTCCACAGCAATAAATAGTGGATCTGTTGtcacaccaacaacaacattatCATTATCAACGATCTTGAAGAGTAAACATCATCAATcgatgtaa
- the LOC129918370 gene encoding KAT8 regulatory NSL complex subunit 3 isoform X3, whose protein sequence is MSDAYMKFYHEFLQKKNTFTDGGSSGGGGDEGESKLPKEKEQKKGTLKLSKEKKDKVDQHLSSSDMEHSYTRDLRPQPVLTGLAPARTLLVRRPPQCPSCHTHPADENNDGDDANQPIVPSYNETAAKDAMNECARIAKSVKNANSDDQNWEERVSQSGWSSVQSKLFEKVVSILDSDQLGRLANTGRPHEPVQRRVVVDKSAQRMRKALASVQWEPRITQWLHGLLMECLPPSYMASYLDILQTLKAKLPTLIDKMLFGRPMNTSQELLAPVLKKQWEPTLITQKSRKLPQPAVIIALPSMPISGPVPSRIQKWYQHLATITQIVQVTLPSGSSMAKQPLDNIAEQIVSLTRLKIQELRNEQSSRNIILIGFNAGAALALQVAMVENVSSVVCMGLAFNTLNGVRGTPDDRILDIKVPILFVVGQNSARSSQEEIESLREKMHSDSALVVVGSADDVLRVPKSKRKIENVTQSMVDTMVIDEVYEFIKKIILHPPGPRTPIVNTNIQPPVTTIKKVSPADTSMNQRKRKQQNTPTDAGQTAAKVKCGTKTLHQIGRPRTRPLPPEISSVPQSTPVKPPPIKQTPQIIQQPSNDDLNLAIQSILGDGDTPTKASDESRSEVTNFEIVTQPKSAHIKTILGSGMRAGQALSLGTGSNTKIKMIPSNQFVQLKPPIQSQTKIYTIKPTSLAPSPTTSAPTVSGSQIFTIKPNTSVNQAQIMSVGGQSKFTILKTSPIKTGLGSTTIASSSSNTTTTNDLTNIFDMPIIFADNDGNLTESVSISKAPITTSTPIVLTQPSVTQNKGGTYVINTSALQQQQQQQLQQQQQKPKTNKVVFINRNTMKPCPNIISRSPNVPQLQKYAKVVVKNPNTSTSSLVSRPAQTQQLIKTSDRIIKPLNLHGIKSTSPLASSVTPTMPSTSSPGILNLKQFQIVNMDPDKKKFIKSIPPTTQNTTTTATITGNVVAAGAVVGSPQTLNKTVFIKQSGLKPLPDHLKPQFLAKNVTVRKLVNLVPTAKTSGVITTTVSQLQSGAAAATANSTAINSGSVVTPTTTLSLSTILKSKHHQSM, encoded by the exons GATAAAGTGGATCAGCATTTGTCGTCGTCCGATATGGAACATAGTTATACACGTGATTTGCGACCACAGCCCGTCCTGACGGGTCTCGCTCCGGCGCGCACTCTTTTAGTGCGACGTCCGCCGCAATGTCCTTCCTGCCACACTCATCCGGCCGATGAGAATAACGATGGCGATGATGCAAATCAGCCAATTGTGCCGTCTTATAATGAGACTGCAGCCAAGGACGCAATGAATGAGTGTGCCCGCATTGCGAAGAGTGTCAAGAATGCTAATAGTGATGACCAGAATTGGGAGGAACGTGTTAGCCa ATCCGGTTGGTCATCGGTGCAGTCAAAATTGTTTGAGAAAGTAGTCAGCATTTTGGATTCCGATCAACTGGGACGTTTGGCCAACACTGGAAGGCCACACGAGCCGGTGCAGCGTCGTGTGGTTGTAGACAAATCGGCTCAACGAATGAGAAAGGCTCTCGCCTCTGTTCAATGGGAACCACGCATCACCCAATGGTTGCATGGTCTTCTAATGGAATGTCTGCCACCATCTTATATGGCATCGTATTTGGACATTTTGCAAACCCTTAAAGCAAAACTTCCCACTCTCATTGATAAAATGCTATTTGGTAGACCGATGAACACCAGCCAGGAGTTATTGGCGCCTGTACTGAAGAAGCAATGGGAACCAACTTTAATCACACAGAAGAGTCGTAAATTGCCACAGCCGGCGGTCATTATTGCACTACCATCGATGCCGATAAGTGGCCCAGTGCCTAGTCGCATACAAAAGTGGTATCAACATTTGGCTACGATAACTCAAATTGTCCAAGTAACGTTACCATcag GAAGTTCAATGGCAAAGCAACCATTGGATAATATCGCTGAACAAATTGTCTCATTGACAAGATTGAAAATCCAAGAGCTACGCAATGAACAATCGAGtcgaaatattattttgattgGCTTTAATGCTGGAGCTGCGTTAGCTCTGCAGGTTGCCATGGTGGAAAATGTTAGCAGTGTTGTTTGCATGGGTCTTGCTTTTAATACACTAAATGGTGTAAGAGGTACACCCGATGATCGTATTTTGGACATAAAGGTGCCCATATTGTTTGTTGTTGGACAAAATTCGGCCAGATCTAG CCAAGAAGAAATCGAATCCCTAAGAGAGAAAATGCATTCAGATTCAGCTTTAGTTGTTGTCGGAAGTGCTGATGATGTGTTACGTGTTCCCAAAAGTAAacgtaaaattgaaaatgttacccaAAGTATGGTTGACACAATGGTTATT GATGAAGTATATgaatttataaagaaaattatattacaTCCACCTGGACCAAGAACTCCGATTGTTAATACTAATATTCAACCACCAGTAACGACTATCAAGAAAGTCAGTCCAGCTGATACCTCAATGAACCAAcgtaaaagaaaacaacaaaatactCCAACAGATGCAGgtcagacagctgccaaagttaAATGTGGCACAAAAACTTTACATCAAA ttggAAGACCACGAACAAGGCCACTGCCCCCGGAAATATCATCTGTTCCACAATCCACTCCGGTCAAGCCACCACCAATCAAACAAACACCACAAATCATCCAACAACCATCAAATGATGATCTTAATCTGGCCATTCAGAGCATTTTGGGTGATGGTGATACACCGACCAAAGCCAGCGACGAGTCTCGCAGTGAAGTTACCAACTTTGAAATAGTCACCCAGCCAAAATCTGCACACATCAAAACGATTCTAGGATCGGGTATGCGAGCGGGACAAGCATTATCTTTAGGTACCGGCTCAAatacaaagattaaaatgattCCCTCAAATCAATTTGTCCAACTCAAACCACCAATCCAGAGTCAAACAAAGATTTACACAATTAAACCAACATCTTTGGCACCCTCGCCAACAACTAGCGCTCCCACAGTCTCGGGCAGTCAAATATTCACAATCAAACCCAATACATCGGTTAATCAAGCGCAAATTATGAGTGTTGGCGGTCAGTCAAAATTCACAATTCTCAAAACGTCTCCCATAAAGACTGGACTTGGATCGACGACCATTGCATCATCCTCCAGTAACACCACCACAACCAATGACTTAACAAACATATTCGATATGCCAATTATATTTGCCGACAATGATGGTAATCTCACCGAATCGGTGTCAATTTCAAAAGCACCTATTACAACATCAACACCTATTGTTTTGACACAGCCTTCAGTTACGCAAAACAAAGGTGGTACTTATGTTATCAATACATCAGCTcttcaacagcaacaacaacaacaattacaacagcaacaacaaaaacctAAAACCAACAAAGTTGTCTTTATTAATCGAAACACAATGAAACCATGTCCGAATATAATATCTCGTTCTCCGAATGTGCCACAATTGCAAAAGTATGCTAAAGTAGTTGTGAAGAATCCGAATACATCAACTTCAAGTCTTGTATCGAGGCCAGCCCAAACACAACAGCTAATTAAAACCTCGGACAGAATTATCAAACCTCTAAATCTGCACGGCATTAAATCTACATCTCCCTTGGCTTCGTCCGTAACACCCACAATGCCGTCAACGTCGTCTCCAGGTATTCTCaatttgaaacaatttcaaATTGTCAATATGGATCCGGATaagaagaaatttataaaatctatTCCACCAACTACACAAAATACAACCACAACAGCTACCATTACCGGTAATGTTGTTGCTGCTGGTGCTGTTGTTGGTTCACCGCAAACACTCAATAAAACTGTATTTATCAAGCAGAGCGGATTGAAGCCACTCCCTGACCATTTGAAACCGCAATTTTTGGCCAAAAACGTAACAGTTCGTAAACTTGTCAATTTGGTACCAACTGCAAAAACATCAGGTGTCATAACAACAACTGTGTCCCAGTTGCAGTCTGGTGCTGCAGCTGCAACTGCTAATTCCACAGCAATAAATAGTGGATCTGTTGtcacaccaacaacaacattatCATTATCAACGATCTTGAAGAGTAAACATCATCAATcgatgtaa
- the LOC129918201 gene encoding caspase-like, translating to MFWKKSKDKDKSKNTTTTIYRTDGGFQTSSGSAITSFESKYKSTANSSSTKTKITISSSQTISQKQEFSSQITRTLRELEPKSGGSALSLMDSSSKWGAGAGAVSKQKAILPPRQKTEPSIVRRIDATPFSSKYESPYRNANLPTLRTPLLPAGSSSSVTTVTTTYQSPYRATSVTSSMREKKTSSSSSPFGPAKSINTTSKGLFSSSPKTKTTSTIWNPMSSIENAKPTSNPTWNKVSILTPKSSNTSSSPGPMTFTAKPTSSYPVSFTSNPQPQPSTSLLKTSVLPSLTQTTSAPSVVKKKQSPGVVHIFHNDKFDSPDKEFRIGSIEDVRLLKKTFQAFKMQVNLYENLTVKQVEDKVRKIELKDYANASCIVVVILTHGTRYETVAAKDGSYSIDDTVLFPILRNRSLRSKPKLLFIQACKGSMEPGKFHKDAIQPNGTPDEILKCYSTFEGYVAYRTEKGSLFIQSLCELLQTHGKTKNIKDIMDMVIRNVKIKSGSVQIPSYETTLTEPYVFGDFI from the exons atgttttggaaaaaatccaAGGACAAAGACAAATCGAAAAACACTACAACTACTATCTATCGAACTGATGGTGGTTTTCAAACGTCTTCGGGAAGTGCAATAACTTCTTTCGAATCGAAATATAAATCTACGGCGAATTCGTCATCGACCAAGACGAAAATAACAATTTCTTCGTCACAAACAATTTCACAGAAACAAGAGTTTTCTTCGCAAATAACTCGAACTTTGCGAGAACTTGAACCTAAATCAGGCGGTAGTGCACTTTCTCTTATGGATTCGTCGTCAAAGTGGGGGGCGGGAGCTGGAGCTgtatcaaaacaaaaagcaattCTACCACCTCGACAGAAGACAGAACCATCTATTGTTCGACGAATAGATGCGACACCGTTTAGTTCAAAATATGAGTCACCTTATCGAAATGCTAACTTACCCACTTTAAGAACACCATTATTGCCTGCTGGATCGTCGAGCAGTGTCACAACTGTCACAACAACTTATCAGTCTCCATATAGGGCAACAAGTGTTACATCGTCGATGAGAGAGAAAAagacttcttcttcttcgtcacCATTTGGTCCAGctaaaagtattaatacaacTTCGAAAGGACTTTTTTCATCGtctccaaaaacaaaaaccacatCGACAATATGGAATCCAATGTCATCAATTGAAAATGCCAAACCTACTTCGAATCCAACTTGGAATAAGGTTAGCATATTGACACCGAAATCGTCAAATACATCATCATCGCCGGGACCAATGACATTCACGGCGAAACCGACATCTTCATATCCTGTGTCATTTACTAGTAACCCTCAACCACAGCCGAGTACCTCTTTGTTGAAAACTTCAGTACTGCCATCACTAACCCAGACTACCTCAGCGCCATCTGTGGTGAAAAAGAAACAATCACCTGGAGTAGTTCATATATTCCATAATGATAAATTTGACAGTCCGGATAAGGAATTTCGTATTGGAAGCATTGAAGATGTTCGACTTTTGAAGAAAACCTTTCAGGCCTTCAAAATGCAGGTGAATCTTTATGAAAATCTAACAGTGAAGCAGGTGGAAgataaagttcgaaaaa TTGAACTCAAGGACTATGCAAATGCTTCTTGTATTGTTGTTGTAATACTCACCCATGGTACACGATATGAGACTGTTGCTGCCAAAGATGGCAGCTATTCAATAGATGACACAGTTCTATTTCCTATTTTAAGAAATCGTTCACTTCGATCAAAGCCAAAGCTTCTATTCATACAAGCTTGCAAGGGTTCAATGGAGCCCGGAAAATTCCACAAAGATGCTATACAACCAAATGGTACTCCagatgaaatattaaaatgctATAGTACATTTGAAG gaTATGTTGCCTATCGAACTGAAAAGGGTTCACTTTTTATTCAATCGCTTTGTGAACTATTGCAGACGCATGGAAAAACGAAAAACATCAAGGACATTATGGACATGGTGataagaaatgttaaaattaaatcggg gaGTGTTCAGATACCGTCATATGAAACAACCTTAACAGAACCGTATGTTTTTGGAGACTTTATATGA
- the LOC129918370 gene encoding KAT8 regulatory NSL complex subunit 3 isoform X2, translated as MSDAYMKFYHEFLQKKNTFTDGGSSGGGGDEGESKLPKEKEQKKGTLKLSKEKKDKVDQHLSSSDMEHSYTRDLRPQPVLTGLAPARTLLVRRPPQCPSCHTHPADENNDGDDANQPIVPSYNETAAKDAMNECARIAKSVKNANSDDQNWEERVSQSGWSSVQSKLFEKVVSILDSDQLGRLANTGRPHEPVQRRVVVDKSAQRMRKALASVQWEPRITQWLHGLLMECLPPSYMASYLDILQTLKAKLPTLIDKMLFGRPMNTSQELLAPVLKKQWEPTLITQKSRKLPQPAVIIALPSMPISGPVPSRIQKWYQHLATITQIVQVTLPSGSSMAKQPLDNIAEQIVSLTRLKIQELRNEQSSRNIILIGFNAGAALALQVAMVENVSSVVCMGLAFNTLNGVRGTPDDRILDIKVPILFVVGQNSARSSQEEIESLREKMHSDSALVVVGSADDVLRVPKSKRKIENVTQSMVDTMVIDEVYEFIKKIILHPPGPRTPIVNTNIQPPVTTIKKVSPADTSMNQRKRKQQNTPTDAEIPRKTKFLQDPFLIKRKVGRPRTRPLPPEISSVPQSTPVKPPPIKQTPQIIQQPSNDDLNLAIQSILGDGDTPTKASDESRSEVTNFEIVTQPKSAHIKTILGSGMRAGQALSLGTGSNTKIKMIPSNQFVQLKPPIQSQTKIYTIKPTSLAPSPTTSAPTVSGSQIFTIKPNTSVNQAQIMSVGGQSKFTILKTSPIKTGLGSTTIASSSSNTTTTNDLTNIFDMPIIFADNDGNLTESVSISKAPITTSTPIVLTQPSVTQNKGGTYVINTSALQQQQQQQLQQQQQKPKTNKVVFINRNTMKPCPNIISRSPNVPQLQKYAKVVVKNPNTSTSSLVSRPAQTQQLIKTSDRIIKPLNLHGIKSTSPLASSVTPTMPSTSSPGILNLKQFQIVNMDPDKKKFIKSIPPTTQNTTTTATITGNVVAAGAVVGSPQTLNKTVFIKQSGLKPLPDHLKPQFLAKNVTVRKLVNLVPTAKTSGVITTTVSQLQSGAAAATANSTAINSGSVVTPTTTLSLSTILKSKHHQSM; from the exons GATAAAGTGGATCAGCATTTGTCGTCGTCCGATATGGAACATAGTTATACACGTGATTTGCGACCACAGCCCGTCCTGACGGGTCTCGCTCCGGCGCGCACTCTTTTAGTGCGACGTCCGCCGCAATGTCCTTCCTGCCACACTCATCCGGCCGATGAGAATAACGATGGCGATGATGCAAATCAGCCAATTGTGCCGTCTTATAATGAGACTGCAGCCAAGGACGCAATGAATGAGTGTGCCCGCATTGCGAAGAGTGTCAAGAATGCTAATAGTGATGACCAGAATTGGGAGGAACGTGTTAGCCa ATCCGGTTGGTCATCGGTGCAGTCAAAATTGTTTGAGAAAGTAGTCAGCATTTTGGATTCCGATCAACTGGGACGTTTGGCCAACACTGGAAGGCCACACGAGCCGGTGCAGCGTCGTGTGGTTGTAGACAAATCGGCTCAACGAATGAGAAAGGCTCTCGCCTCTGTTCAATGGGAACCACGCATCACCCAATGGTTGCATGGTCTTCTAATGGAATGTCTGCCACCATCTTATATGGCATCGTATTTGGACATTTTGCAAACCCTTAAAGCAAAACTTCCCACTCTCATTGATAAAATGCTATTTGGTAGACCGATGAACACCAGCCAGGAGTTATTGGCGCCTGTACTGAAGAAGCAATGGGAACCAACTTTAATCACACAGAAGAGTCGTAAATTGCCACAGCCGGCGGTCATTATTGCACTACCATCGATGCCGATAAGTGGCCCAGTGCCTAGTCGCATACAAAAGTGGTATCAACATTTGGCTACGATAACTCAAATTGTCCAAGTAACGTTACCATcag GAAGTTCAATGGCAAAGCAACCATTGGATAATATCGCTGAACAAATTGTCTCATTGACAAGATTGAAAATCCAAGAGCTACGCAATGAACAATCGAGtcgaaatattattttgattgGCTTTAATGCTGGAGCTGCGTTAGCTCTGCAGGTTGCCATGGTGGAAAATGTTAGCAGTGTTGTTTGCATGGGTCTTGCTTTTAATACACTAAATGGTGTAAGAGGTACACCCGATGATCGTATTTTGGACATAAAGGTGCCCATATTGTTTGTTGTTGGACAAAATTCGGCCAGATCTAG CCAAGAAGAAATCGAATCCCTAAGAGAGAAAATGCATTCAGATTCAGCTTTAGTTGTTGTCGGAAGTGCTGATGATGTGTTACGTGTTCCCAAAAGTAAacgtaaaattgaaaatgttacccaAAGTATGGTTGACACAATGGTTATT GATGAAGTATATgaatttataaagaaaattatattacaTCCACCTGGACCAAGAACTCCGATTGTTAATACTAATATTCAACCACCAGTAACGACTATCAAGAAAGTCAGTCCAGCTGATACCTCAATGAACCAAcgtaaaagaaaacaacaaaatactCCAACAGATGCAG aaatccCAAGAAAAACCAAATTCCTTCAAGATCCCTTCCTTATCAAACGTAAAG ttggAAGACCACGAACAAGGCCACTGCCCCCGGAAATATCATCTGTTCCACAATCCACTCCGGTCAAGCCACCACCAATCAAACAAACACCACAAATCATCCAACAACCATCAAATGATGATCTTAATCTGGCCATTCAGAGCATTTTGGGTGATGGTGATACACCGACCAAAGCCAGCGACGAGTCTCGCAGTGAAGTTACCAACTTTGAAATAGTCACCCAGCCAAAATCTGCACACATCAAAACGATTCTAGGATCGGGTATGCGAGCGGGACAAGCATTATCTTTAGGTACCGGCTCAAatacaaagattaaaatgattCCCTCAAATCAATTTGTCCAACTCAAACCACCAATCCAGAGTCAAACAAAGATTTACACAATTAAACCAACATCTTTGGCACCCTCGCCAACAACTAGCGCTCCCACAGTCTCGGGCAGTCAAATATTCACAATCAAACCCAATACATCGGTTAATCAAGCGCAAATTATGAGTGTTGGCGGTCAGTCAAAATTCACAATTCTCAAAACGTCTCCCATAAAGACTGGACTTGGATCGACGACCATTGCATCATCCTCCAGTAACACCACCACAACCAATGACTTAACAAACATATTCGATATGCCAATTATATTTGCCGACAATGATGGTAATCTCACCGAATCGGTGTCAATTTCAAAAGCACCTATTACAACATCAACACCTATTGTTTTGACACAGCCTTCAGTTACGCAAAACAAAGGTGGTACTTATGTTATCAATACATCAGCTcttcaacagcaacaacaacaacaattacaacagcaacaacaaaaacctAAAACCAACAAAGTTGTCTTTATTAATCGAAACACAATGAAACCATGTCCGAATATAATATCTCGTTCTCCGAATGTGCCACAATTGCAAAAGTATGCTAAAGTAGTTGTGAAGAATCCGAATACATCAACTTCAAGTCTTGTATCGAGGCCAGCCCAAACACAACAGCTAATTAAAACCTCGGACAGAATTATCAAACCTCTAAATCTGCACGGCATTAAATCTACATCTCCCTTGGCTTCGTCCGTAACACCCACAATGCCGTCAACGTCGTCTCCAGGTATTCTCaatttgaaacaatttcaaATTGTCAATATGGATCCGGATaagaagaaatttataaaatctatTCCACCAACTACACAAAATACAACCACAACAGCTACCATTACCGGTAATGTTGTTGCTGCTGGTGCTGTTGTTGGTTCACCGCAAACACTCAATAAAACTGTATTTATCAAGCAGAGCGGATTGAAGCCACTCCCTGACCATTTGAAACCGCAATTTTTGGCCAAAAACGTAACAGTTCGTAAACTTGTCAATTTGGTACCAACTGCAAAAACATCAGGTGTCATAACAACAACTGTGTCCCAGTTGCAGTCTGGTGCTGCAGCTGCAACTGCTAATTCCACAGCAATAAATAGTGGATCTGTTGtcacaccaacaacaacattatCATTATCAACGATCTTGAAGAGTAAACATCATCAATcgatgtaa